The proteins below are encoded in one region of Dasypus novemcinctus isolate mDasNov1 chromosome 13, mDasNov1.1.hap2, whole genome shotgun sequence:
- the BCAN gene encoding brevican core protein translates to MVMVLLCPQIRKQKPRETPPSACGMAPLLRSLLVALALAQGPAALADLLEGDSSEDRAFRVRIAGAAPLQGVLGGALTIPCHVHYLRPPPGRRAVPGSPRVKWTFLSGGRETEVLVARGLRVKVSEAYRFRVALPAYPASLTDVSLALSELRPNDSGIYRCEVQHGIDDSSDAVEVKVKGVVFLYREGSARYAFSFARAQEACARIGARIATPEQLYAAYLGGYEQCDAGWLSDQTVRYPIQTPREACYGDMDGYPGVRNYGVVDPDDLYDVYCYAEDLNGELFLGAPPDKLTLEEARAYCRERGAEIATTGQLYAAWDGGLDRCSPGWLADGSVRYPIVTPSQRCGGGLPGVKTLFLFPNQTGFPNKHSRFNVYCFRDSAQTSATPEASNQASNPALDGLEAIVTVTETLKELQLPREAVESESRGAIYSIPIVEDGGGGTSTPEDPAEAPRVLLELETQSIAPPPELSEEEGRVLEEEENYKDEEEKEEEEEEEEVEDEALWAWPGELSSPGPEAPLPTELGLEESPSPAAPPARAGLRPAAPAPPSGGSEGPPRVRGPPAETLPTPREGNLAPPPPSTPVRVREVGEETGSPELSGVPRGESEETGSSEDVPPLLPATRAPESSRELEDPSEENSGRTAPEGTSVRTQPVLPTDSASRGVAVAPSSGDCVPSPCHNGGTCLEKEDGVRCLCLPGYGGDLCDVGLSFCSPGWDAFQGACYKHFSTRRSWEEAETQCRRYGAHLASISTPEEQHFINNRYREYQWIGLNDRTIEGDFLWSDGVPLLYENWNPGQPDSYFLSGENCVVMVWHDQGQWSDVPCNYHLSYTCKMGLVSCGPPPDLPLAQVFGRPRLRYEVDTVLRYRCQKGLAQRNLPLIRCQENGLWEPPQISCVPRRPARALHPVKAAEGHQGRLLGHWKALWTPPSSPTPGP, encoded by the exons ATGGTAATGGTGTTGTTGTGCCCACAAATAAGGAAGCAAAAGCCCAGAGAGa CCCCTCCATCAGCCTGTGGCATGGCCCCGCTGCTCCGGTCCCTGCTGGtagccctggccctggcccaggGCCCTGCGGCCTTAGCTGACTTATTGGAAGGGGACAGCTCAG AGGACCGGGCCTTCCGCGTGCGCATCGCGGGCGCCGCGCCGCTGCAGGGGGTGCTCGGCGGCGCCCTCACCATCCCGTGCCACGTCCACTACCTGCGGCCGCCGCCGGGCCGCCGCGCCGTGCCGGGCTCTCCGCGGGTCAAGTGGACCTTCCTGTCCGGGGGCCGGGAGACCGAGGTGCTGGTGGCCCGGGGACTGCGCGTTAAGGTGAGCGAAGCCTACCGCTTCCGCGTGGCGCTGCCTGCCTACCCCGCGTCGCTCACCGATGTCTCCCTGGCGCTGAGCGAGCTGCGGCCCAACGACTCCGGCATCTACCGCTGCGAGGTCCAGCACGGCATAGATGACAGCAGTGACGCTGTGGAGGTCAAGGTCAAag GGGTCGTCTTTCTCTACCGGGAGGGCTCCGCCCGCTATGCCTTCTCCTTTGCCCGGGCCCAGGAGGCCTGTGCCCGCATCGGGGCCCGCATCGCCACCCCCGAGCAGCTCTACGCCGCCTACCTGGGAGGCTATGAGCAGTGTGACGCTGGCTGGCTGTCCGACCAGACCgtgag GTATCCCATCCAGACCCCACGAGAAGCCTGTTATGGAGACATGGACGGCTACCCTGGGGTCCGAAACTATGGGGTGGTGGACCCAGATGACCTCTATGATGTCTACTGTTACGCTGAAGACCTAAATG GAGAGCTGTTCCTGGGTGCTCCTCCTGACAAGCTGACACTGGAGGAGGCACGAGCATACTGCCGGGAGCGGGGCGCGGAGATTGCCACCACCGGCCAGCTGTACGCGGCCTGGGACGGTGGCCTGGACCGCTGCAGCCCGGGCTGGCTGGCCGATGGCAGCGTGCGCTACCCCATCGTCACGCCCAGTCAGCGATGCGGAGGAGGCCTGCCTGGCGTCAAGaccctcttcctcttccccaaCCAGACCGGCTTCCCCAACAAGCACAGCCGCTTCAACGTCTACTGCTTCCGAG ACTCTGCTCAGACCTCTGCCACCCCTGAGGCCTCCAACCAAGCCTCTAACCCAGCCTTGGATGGACTGGAGGCCATCGTCACCGTGACGGAGACCCTGAAGGAGCTGCAGCTGCCTCGGGAGGCTGTGGAGAGCGAGTCTCGTGGAGCCATCTACTCCATTCCCATCGTGGAGGATGGAGGAGGTGGCACCTCCACTCCAGAAGACCCCGCAGAGGCCCCTAGGGTCCTCCTAG AACTAGAAACCCAATCCATCGCACCACCCCCGGAGCTCTcagaagaggaaggcagagtGTTGGAGGAAGAAGAAAACTACAAGGacgaagaagagaaagaggaggaggaagaagaggaggaagtggAGGACGAGGCCCTGTGGGCCTGGCCCGGCGAGCTCAGCAGCCCCGGCCCAGAGGCCCCTCTCCCCACGGAGCTGGGCCTGGAGGAGTCGCCGTCCCCGGCAGCCCCGCCAGCGAGGGCAGGCCTGCGGCCTGCTGCACCGGCACCTCCCAGTGGGGGGTCAGAGGGGCCTCCGAGGGTCCGCGGACCGCCCGCTGAGACCCTGCCCACTCCCAGGGAGGGGAACTTGGCACCCCCACCACCTTCCACGCCAGTTAGGGTGAGAGAGGTGGGGGAGGAGACTGGGAGTCCTGAGCTGTCTGGGGTCCCCCGAGGAGAGAGTGAGGAGACAGGGAGCTCCGAGGATGTCCCTCCCCTGCTTCCAGCCACACGGGCCCCTGAGAGCAGCAGGGAGCTGGAGGACCCCTCCGAAGAGAATTCTGGAAGAACTGCCCCAGAAGGGACCTCGGTGCGCACCCAGCCGGTGCTGCCCACTGACAGCGCCAGCCGTGGAGTGGCCGTGGCTCCCTCATCAG gtgaCTGTGTCCCCAGTCCCTGCCACAATGGTGGGACATGCTTGGAGAAGGAGGACGGGGTCCGCTGCCTGTGTTTGCCTGGCTATGGGGGGGACCTGTGCGACGTTG GCCTGAGTTTCTGCAGCCCCGGCTGGGACGCCTTCCAGGGCGCCTGCTACAAGCACTTTTCTACCCGGAGGAGCTGGGAGGAGGCCGAGACCCAGTGTCGCAGGTATGGCGCCCACCTGGCCAGCATCAGCACGCCGGAGGAACAGCACTTCATCAACA ATCGATACCGGGAGTACCAGTGGATCGGGCTCAATGACAGGACCATTGAAGGCGACTTCCTGTGGTCAGACGGCGTCCCCCTG cTCTATGAGAACTGGAACCCTGGGCAGCCTGACAGCTACTTCCTGTCTGGAGAGAACTGCGTGGTCATGGTGTGGCATGATCAGGGACAATGGAGCGATGTGCCCTGCAACTACCACCTGTCCTACACCTGCAAGATGGGGCTGG TGTCCTGTGGGCCCCCACCGGACCTGCCCCTGGCTCAGGTGTTTGGGCGCCCACGGCTGCGCTATGAGGTGGACACCGTGCTTCGATATCGGTGCCAGAAGGGATTGGCCCAGCGCAACCTGCCACTAATCCGCTGCCAAGAGAATGGTCTCTGGGAGCCACCCCAGATCTCCTGTGTGCCCCGCAGGCCT GCGCGAGCTCTGCACCCAGTGAAGGCCGCAGAAGGACATCAGGGGAGGCTCCTGGGGCACTGGAAGGCCCTGTGGACCCCTCCTTCCAGCCCCACTCCAGGCCCTTAG
- the NES gene encoding LOW QUALITY PROTEIN: nestin (The sequence of the model RefSeq protein was modified relative to this genomic sequence to represent the inferred CDS: inserted 4 bases in 4 codons; deleted 6 bases in 5 codons) encodes MEGCLGEESFQMWELNRRLEAYLARVKALEEQNELLSAELGGLRAQSRDTSWRARAEDELAALRALVDQSWREKHAAEVARDNLAEELEGVAGRCQQQRLARERAAEEVARSRRAVEAEKRSQAWLSTQVADLEREVEALRAAHEEERALLNAQAACAPRGPPPPRGAPAPAPEVEELAQRLGEAWRGAVRGYQERVAHMEMSLGQARERLGRAVQGAREGRLALQQLQAERGGLQERRTVLEQRLEGRWQERLRATEKFQLAVEALEQEKQGLQSQIAQILEGRQQLAHLKMSLSLEVATYRTLLEAENSRLQAPGSGSKTALSFQDPKSELHFPGTPECRRLAPLLPALSPTPLISPLPDTLGTPVPAFLKSQEFLQARTPTLASTPIPPTPQAPYPTTDTEIRAQEAPLSLLQPQDRGQQVPEPLQTEAKVTIPASILPSPEEPGGKQQEASISQSLEDHVSLAPPLSPDHPSLEVEDGEPSGSGVSSIPQEEGEGQIWRLTEEKSVTEVTVVSSLQQKTWQEEVGLNKEEVQDSQGQGHLEKETLKSLKEEIQEPLMSLEKQTHETLRSLEKENQEFLRSLEEDNLETLKTLEKKNQDLLTSLEEKDLEVARPLEKETLEPLMSIGKEEPHTWQSLEKEDQEHMKSLEDNIETFLFPGRENQELVRSLEEENLESLRALEKETQEPLRPQEAENQETLRPVPKENQELLRSPKDENQETLRPLEKETQKSVISLNDGNQETLRSLENREQAPLRSQEKENQEIFEKETQESLRSLEEEDQKALRPLEEVNLEPLKSLGKDQEILRPLEKENQELLSSLKEGSIETIQSLETENLEPMKSVEEDLEILKSTETQEPLRSLEGKNQGTMKPMEKESQEPLGSVKENQETLRPLGKENQEPRRSLGEWDVDNLRSPEEVNKESQRYLEEERNLEKGENQESLRSLGEEGQELPLSADQQRWEDVVMGDQELGEEPXPGRAGVGNEEAELGLRGRDGFAGKEEAAEQGESYVNTVGEAWSTGEGHPGSLEPEEQMVPAEGAMRQGGPEGLQDPEGQPEQVGAPGLGAAQGKPVVEPTLEDEDVAPGGDRSSPRVTLGSETAVGESDPGSQEGWDREAVGLEDPGPLAREVMEPPLGEEGLETKRVEGLESXQKDLEEAEALESELSKLPRKNGDPLEPKGSAAWEKSEPEAPPGAEEVFPAGTLCPEGSSAPPPRPLGSEKAEEDAPSGLGPPSPRPTAPWEPTPLPEDAPGPQPQAEGDQEASGGPEGRAEALGKLEGELGSGGIPEGLQDEGKESGEESEADELGETLPDSTPLGLYPQSPASPKQGLAGEERPSPQGQDGKEGWGPAAPAAEGLGTQPSEEEEGDEEEGQHPDSDLSEEFEDLATEASLLPGVPREAAAPVGPAPPLLLEPPAWDQGGESDGFADEEESGTRGRRTRTTKRRGGGPGAGRWGAGPSVGSLQALGDPQGASPLQPDPVGFRVPWDDGLRGAVADAPVTVLETESQDSAEPSGSEEGSEPVPLEGEDHGPGPLEPPSVAEDTGRGAGATLDVNGQGPSVEEEESEPANXGVMNGLEQPEGVGQGKLGAPEGDRGSPLEGDEGTALKTPWEGVPLRLGPGQFLKFSQREGDGDXWSSGED; translated from the exons ATGGAGGGCTGCCTGGGGGAGGAGTCTTTTCAAATGTGGGAGCTCAACCGGCGCCTGGAGGCCTACCTGGCCCGGGTCAAGGCGCTAGAGGAGCAGAATGAGCTGCTGAGCGCGGAGCTCGGGGGTCTCAGGGCACAGTCCAGGGATACCTCCTGGCGGGCCCGCGCCGAGGACGAGCTAGCGGCCCTGCGGGCCCTCGTGGACCAGAGCTGGCGGGAGAAGCACGCGGCCGAGGTGGCACGCGACAACCTGGCGGAAGAGCTGGAGGGCGTGGCGGGCCGCTGCCAGCAGCAGCGCCTGGCCCGGGAGCGGGCGGCCGAGGAGGTGGCCCGCAGCCGGCGTGCCGTCGAGGCCGAGAAGCGCTCCCAGGCCTGGCTGAGCACCCAGGTAGCCGACCTGGAGCGCGAAGTGGAGGCCCTGCGCGCGGCGCACGAGGAGGAGCGCGCCCTCCTGAACGCGCAGGCCGCCTGCGCTCCCCGcggccccccgccgccccgcgggGCCCCCGCGCCGGCCCCCGAGGTGGAGGAGCTGGCGCAGCGGCTGGGCGAGGCGTGGCGCGGGGCGGTGCGCGGCTACCAGGAACGCGTGGCGCACATGGAGATGTCGCTGGGCCAGGCCCGCGAGCGCCTCGGGCGCGCCGTGCAGGGCGCCCGCGAGGGCCGCCTGGCGCTGCAGCAGCTCCAAGCGGAGCGGGGCGGCCTGCAGGAGCGCAGGACTGTGCTGGAGCAGAGGCTGGAGGGCCGCTGGCAGGAGCGGCTGCGCGCCACTGAGAAGTTCCAG CTGGCGGTGGAGGCCCTGGAGCAGGAGAAACAGGGCCTGCAGAGCCAGATCGCCCAGATCCTGGAAGGTCGGCAGCAGCTGGCACACCTCAAGATGTCCCTCAGCCTGGAGGTGGCCACGTACAG GACCCTCCTGGAGGCTGAGAACTCCCGGCTGCAGGCACCTGGCAGTGGCTCCAAGACTGCCCTCAGCTTCCAGG ACCCCAAGTCGGAGCTGCATTTCCCAGGGACCCCAGAGTGCCGGCGTCTGgcacccctgcttcctgccctgagCCCAACTCCTCTGATATCACCCTTGCCTGACACCCTTGGGACACCTGTGCCAGCCTTTCTGAAGAGTCAAGAATTCCTCCAGGCCCGTACCCCTACCTTGGCTAGCACCCCAATTCCACCCACACCCCAGGCTCCCTACCCTACTACAGACACAGAGATTAGAGCCCAGGaggcccctctctccctcctccagccACAGGATAGGGGGCAACAGGTTCCAGAACCCCTGCAGACTGAGGCCAAGGTGACCATCCCTGCCAGCATCCTGCCAAGTCCAGAGGAGCCTGGGGGTAAGCAGCAAGAAGCCAGCATAAGCCAATCCCTTGAAGACCATGTTTCCTTGGCCCCACCCCTCAGCCCCGACCACCCCAGTTTAGAGGTCGAAGATGGAGAGCCCAGTGGGTCTGGAGTATCCAGCATACCCCAGGAGGAAGGTGAAGGGCAAATCTGGAGGTTGACAGAGGAAAAGTCAGTTACTGAGGTGACAGTGGTGAGCAGTTTGCAGCAGAAAACATGGCAAGAAGAGGTGGGTCTGAACAAGGAGGAAGTCCAGGACTCCCAGGGCCAGggtcatttggaaaaagaaactCTGAAGTCTCTGAAAGAGGAGATTCAAGAGCCACTGATGTCTCTGGAAAAGCAGACTCATGAGACACTGAGATCTCTAGAGAAGGAGAATCAAGAATTCCTGAGGTCTTTAGAAGAAGACAACTTAGAAACACTAAAGACTTTAGAAAAGAAGAATCAAGACCTATTGACATCTTTAGAAGAAAAAGACCTGGAAGTAGCAAGACCTCTAGAAAAGGAGACTCTAGAACCACTTATGTCTATAGGAAAAGAAGAGCCACATACTTGGCAGTCtctagaaaaagaagatcaaGAACATATGAAGTCTCTTGAAGATAATATAGAGACATTTTTATTCCCAGGAAGGGAAAATCAAGAATTAGTGAGGTCTTTAGAAGAGGAGAACTTAGAGTCATTGAGAGCTCTAGAAAAGGAGACTCAAGAACCACTGAGACCTCAAGAAGCAGAGAACCAAGAGACACTGAGACCTGTACCAAAAGAGAATCAAGAACTACTGAGGTCTCCAAAAGATGAGAACCAGGAGACATTGAGACCTCTAGAAAAAGAGACTCAAAAGTCAGTAATTTCTCTGAATGATGGGAACCAGGAGACATTGAGATCCCTAGAAAATAGGGAACAAGCACCACTGAGGtctcaagaaaaagagaaccaGGAGATTTTTGAAAAAGAGACTCAAGAGTCACTGAGGTCTCTAGAGGAAGAGGACCAGAAGGCATTGAGGCCTCTAGAAGAGGTGAATCTAGAGCCACTGAAGTCTCTTGGGAAAGATCAGGAGATACTCAGACCTCTTGAAAAAGAGAATCAAGAGCTATTGAGCTCTCTGAAAGAAGGGAGTATAGAGACAATACAATCATTAGAAACAGAGAATCTAGAACCAATGAAGTCTGTAGAAGAGGACCTGGAAATATTGAAATCAACAGAAACTCAAGAGCCATTGCGGTCTCTAGAAGGAAAGAATCAGGGGACTATGAAACCTATGGAAAAGGAAAGTCAAGAACCACTGGGGTCTGTGAAAGAGAACCAAGAGACATTGAGACCCCTAGGAAAGGAGAATCAAGAACCAAGGAGATCTCTGGGAGAGTGG GATGTAGATAATTTGAGATCTCCAGAAGAGGTGAACAAGGAAAGTCAAAGGTATCTGGAAGAGGAGAGGAACTTGGAGAAAGGAGAGAATCAAGAATCGCTGAGGTCTCTGGGAGAAGAGGGACAGGAGCTGCCACTATCTGCAGATCAGCAGAGGTGGGAAGATGTGGTGATGGGGGACCAAGAGCTGGGCGAGGAAC ACCCTGGGAGAGCTGGAGTGGGAAAtgaggaggcagagctgggcctGAGGGGACGAGATGGCTTTGCTGGGAAGGAGGAGGCGGCAGAGCAGGGGGAGAGCTAT GTGAATACTGTAGGGGAGGCCtggagcacaggggaggggcaCCCAGGGAGCCTTGAGCCTGAGGAGCAGATGGTGCCAGCTGAGGGAGCCATGAGACAGGGAGGCCCTGAGGGCCTCCAGGACCCCGAAGGGCAACCAGAGCAGGTGGGGGCCCCAGGCCTCGGAGCTGCGCAGGGAAAGCCAGTGGTAGAGCCCACGTTGGAAGATGAGGACGTGGCTCCAGGGGGTGACCGATCTTCCCCACGCGTCACCTTGGGATCAGAGACAGCCGTGGGTGAGTCTGATCCTGGTTCCCAGGAGGGATGGGATCGGGAGGCCGTAGGCCTGGAGGACCCAGGCCCCCTGGCCAGGGAGGTGATGGAGCCACCCCTGGGGGAGGAAGGTTTAGAGACAAAAAGGGTGGAGGGTTTGGAAA GCCAAAAGGACCTAGAGGAGGCAGAAGCTCTGGAGTCAGAGCTCTCCAAACTGCCCAGGAAGAACGGGGACCCCCTGGAGCCCAAGGGCTCTGCGGCCTGGGAGAAATCAGAGCCTGAGGCACCCCCGGGAGCAGAGGAGGTATTCCCCGCTGGGACCCTGTGCCCTGAGGGAAGCAGTGCCCCTCCACCCAGGCCTCTGGGGTCAGAGAAAGCTGAGGAAGATGCACCATCAGGGCTGGGGCCCCCCAGCCCGAGGCCCACTGCACCCTGGGAGCCCACTCCACTCCCCGAAGATGCCCCTGGGCCCCAGCCCCAGGCTGAGGGGGACCAGGAGGCTAGTGGGGGGCCAGAAGGCagggctgaggccctggggaagcTGGAGGGTGAGTTGGGTTCTGGAGGGATCCCTGAGGGCCTCCAGGACGAGGGGAAGGAGAGCGGAGAAGAGAGTGAGGCCGATGAGCTGGGGGAGACCCTACCTGACTCCACGCCCCTGGGCCTCTACCCACAGTCCCCCGCTTCCCCCAAGCAGGGCCTGGCTGGGGAGGAGAGG CCCTCCCCTCAGGGGCAGGACGGAAAGGAAGGCTGGGGGCCCGCTGCCCCGGCCGCTGAGGGCCTGGGGACACAACCCTCGGAAGAAGAGGAGGGAGATGAGGAGGAGGGCCAGCACCCCGATTCAGACCTGTCGGAGGAATTTGAGGACCTGGCGACTGAGGCGTCTCTTCTTCCTGGGGTCCCCAGGGAGGCGGCAGCACCTGTGGGCCCCGCGCCCCCGCTGCTCCTGGAGCCCCCGGCCTGGGATCAGGGCGGGGAGTCC GACGGGTTTGCGGATGAGGAAGAGAGTGGGACGAGGGGGAGGAGGACGAGGACGAcgaagaggaggggaggggggccgggggccgggcggTGGGGCGCAGGGCCCTCTGTGGGCAGCCTGCAGGCCCTGGGTGACCCTCAGGGAGCGAGCCCCCTGCAGCCTGACCCCGTGGGTTTCCGCGTTCCTTGGGATGATGGCTTGAGGGGCGCAGTGGCCGACGCCCCCGTCACTGTCCTGGAGACTGAGTCC CAGGACAGCGCCGAGCCTTCTGGCTCCGAGGAGGGGTCTGAACCGGTTCCCTTGGAGGGGGAGGACCACGGCCCTGGCCCTCTGGAGCCCCCCAGCGTGGCAGAGGACACGGGCCGAGGGGCAGGAGCCACCCTTGATGTCAACGGCCAGGGTCCCAGCGTGGAGGAGGAGGAGTCGGAGCCCGCGA CGGGAGTGATGAATGGGCTGGAGCAGCCCGAGGGAGTAGGGCAGGGGAAGCTGGGGGCGCCTGAGGGGGACCGAGGGAGCCCCTTGGAAGGGGACGAGGGGACTGCCCTGAAGACCCCGTGGGAAGGGGTTCCCCTTCGCCTGGGCCCGGGCCAGTTCCTGAAGTTCTCCCAGAGGGAAGGAGATGGCG TCTGGTCCTCCGGGGAGGACTAA